From the Ipomoea triloba cultivar NCNSP0323 chromosome 8, ASM357664v1 genome, the window TAAGCGTCCAAACATCAACTCCAGTACTATTTCTTCAACCTAATATGAATCTATACCTCACCTTTGCTCCCTGTGCTTGTAACAACCATttaaatgttcattttcaaCTTGAAAGCCaataattagtaaatttaaatgttcattttcaaCTTGAAAGCCAATAATTAGTAAAAGCACTAGTTGGGAAGTCTTCTCCTCTTATCTGAAAAACCCAAATTCAATAGTATACTTGTATAAATTTGAAGGGAATTCAAGAAAACTTCTTCCATAggtttaaatgaaaattttaaaaataaaaataaaaagtgattgGAAAAGGCATTCTTACCAAATCCAAAGAATGTTTGCCATCATATATAAGAGAGAATGATTGATATTCTTTTTCAGGTCGAGGATAACGCTGAAATGTTGCCTGCAAAGTACATTAAAATTACCATGATATAACCTATGCAACAAGTATAAATGATCTCTATACATGAAACTAAAAGATGAAAAAATCTTACAGTACGCTGCCCGGGTATAATTGTTGAAACATGGCTAAGCTGGAGATTTTTCTCCTCTCCATGATACCATATTAGTCTTGTCTCATCCTGGAATTCAGATACAAAACCTGGGGTCTAAGAAGACTTCTGTGGTGAAAAAATCAACCCTCTGTCCCCTCTCCCTCTCCCCAAAGTTTAGGAAATGCACATTTGCAtttaattcttatttaatttctgAAGTTGTACAGAGCTGGCATAGCTTTGTCCACAAACagcataatttataaataaagaaaCCATAAAAGAGAGAAAAGCCCCATTTAAGGGTTGGAGAGAGAGCAAGAGACAGTAGCAACCACAATCTAAGGAATCAATGATTTATCATAAAATTGCGTACAGTTGAAAGCCGGAAAGGGCAAAACTTCGGTTTTCCTCTACTTCCATACTTGAGAAGATATGATCCCCTCTTTATGG encodes:
- the LOC116026844 gene encoding PH, RCC1 and FYVE domains-containing protein 1-like isoform X2, producing MINPQRNSLGDRNVEQAIIAIKRGSYLLKYGSRGKPKFCPFRLSTDETRLIWYHGEEKNLQLSHVSTIIPGQRTATFQRYPRPEKEYQSFSLIYDGKHSLDLIRGEDFPTSAFTNYWLSS
- the LOC116026844 gene encoding PH, RCC1 and FYVE domains-containing protein 1-like isoform X3 encodes the protein MINPQRNSLGDRNVEQAIIAIKRGSYLLKYGSRGKPKFCPFRLSTDETRLIWYHGEEKNLQLSHVSTIIPGQRTATFQRYPRPEKEYQSFSLIYDGKHSLDLLIIWLYH
- the LOC116026844 gene encoding PH, RCC1 and FYVE domains-containing protein 1-like isoform X4, with the translated sequence MINPQRNSLGDRNVEQAIIAIKRGSYLLKYGSRGKPKFCPFRLSTDETRLIWYHGEEKNLQLSHVSTIIPGQRTATFQRYPRPEKEYQSFSLIYDGKHSLDLFRAN
- the LOC116026844 gene encoding PH, RCC1 and FYVE domains-containing protein 1-like isoform X5 codes for the protein MINPQRNSLGDRNVEQAIIAIKRGSYLLKYGSRGKPKFCPFRLSTDETRLIWYHGEEKNLQLSHVSTIIPGQRTATFQRYPRPEKEYQSFSLIYDGKHSLDLPSGH